The window agaggaaagaatctGAGAAGGTGGAGGAAAGAGGTAGAGAAACAGACTTACACACTCCAGCCTCAGCGCAGGTAAGGCTCCCATCTTCGGGGACCATATGTGCATTGTATCTCTGGCTGGCAAGCACCTCCGTCATCTCCCCAGCTTTTTGTCGCTCCCCCATCTTGGTCTTTAGGAATACCCCAAAGCCTACATCTGCCCCATCTGACATGAACTGCCACCTGTCATGGAGAAGAACCAAATTAAACACCCATGGAAGCGGGCCAGGAGCCTCCGGGTGGGAGAGGCAGGTCCCTCACCTGAGAACGCAGCCAGGGAAGAGGATCTCATACTCCACCTGATGAGAGGAGCCCCTGCTGATCTGTATTGAGTGCTCATACTGGGTCTTTACCTGGTCCCGCACATACATGGATTTGGGAACCTCACCTCCGTAGTTGATCTGGAATCAGAGTCTGGCGTGAACAGAATTATGGGTACTACCCTcctcatttcccttccccttttctgttttttccttccccaacctGGCCCAGGGCACCATACCTTGGTCACACACTTGGGGTTCCCATCAGGGTCTGTCAAGCTTCCCCCAAATTGTACGGGCAGTTCCTCGGGGCTTATGAGTTTCAGCAAACCTTCCTTCCAGTTGgctgggagagggggagaaggaaaaggccaGTGGGTTACATCAGGTGTGAGTGGGTTGTAGGCTGTTCTCTGTTAGCTCTGTAAATTAACCACTTGTGGAGAATCTCCGTAGGTTTTCTATCCTGTTTGCTCCTGAGGTTCTCTGTCCTGTTGGTCACTGACAAGGTCACTACACTAGGTTAGGAAGCTTCCTGTACTCTCTGTATATATCTGAGTCTATATCTACTTCCTCCTCCCTGTCGACTCCTATCGGGGAAGAATCAGCCGTATCTCTGGAAGCAGCGATCACAATATGTCACATTCATACGACATTTTCCACTCCGCAACTTTGAGGGTTTTGGAAGAAGAATTTGAGACTCAGAGGAATTTGTGACATGTTCCCAAGGAAATGTCGCAGACACGAGCGGccaagttatttccttttttttttttttttttttaatcatccttgAATAAGTGGATCCCtcacttaccagctgtatgaccagCTGTACGTTACTTAACTTGTTTGGAACGAGAAGGTTGAGTCAGAGAATCTCTAAAATCTAGACCGCggaatcttaaaaatattttcccttcctcctcgaCATCCTCAGCCTAATTTGTTTTTGGAAGCAGGAGGAGGCTGTTTGAGCCCAGATGCATTGTGTAGCTGCCTAGCAACCAAATGAAAGCAGGTCAGACCAGTGGAGGAGGGCATAGAAGAGAGGGGAGACTCAGGGGGGAAAGCCAGAGGTAACAAATGAAGAGCTGACAGTCTATATTTGGAGTATTAATTCTATGGGATTAAATTTATCCTGCTGGATGTAATTAGCTACATTTTGTCAATTGGCTTTATGAATACTCTGCTACTAAAGTAAAATTTACAAGGCATAAAGGGGTTCCAAAATCATTTTCACTAGAACAAGGCGGGAGAAGAATGGCGAAACAgatgagtatttttaaaagatctggaGGATTCGGAGGATCACAAGTGCAATCTGGAGACCACAAAAGTTAACATCTTAGACTACATGAAGAGAAGGTTTTGGGTTCAGGGAAGATCAGGAAAAGGTTGGATCCTCTGTGCTGGGCACAGCTCATCTGGAGTTGTAGGTTCAGTTCTGGCCACCAAAATTTAGGAGGTCATCGACAAACTGGATGGGTTCCCAAGCAGGGTGGTCAGGATGGGGAAAGATCTAAAGTCCATGGCATATGAGGATGGAGTGAAGGAAGTGTGGGCGTTTAGCCTGAACAAGAGGCATCTTTAGGTCTGTGAAAGACTcatctggaggagggagggatgtaCTTTGTTCTGCGTGGCTCAAAGAGACAGACCAAGGAGCCGTGGGTGGAAGTTATTACCCTGGGAGAAATTTAGGCTGTTGTCAGGACAAACTTCCTAGTGACGAGAGCTCTCCATAATTAGACCAGGCTTCCTTGGGTGATATTCCCCGCACGGGGAAGCTAAAAACACCATTGGAAGGGATTTTTCTCTGTGTCTAGTTTGGACTCTGTGGCCTCTGGGTCCCCTTTCCACTCTGAGATGCTGGGATATCGAGACGGGGACCTCTTTGAGTTCAGGATGCCTTCTTGAGTTTTTCTGCCAGGATCACTCACCTCAGCAAGTTTGGAGGCTTTACCACCCTCTTTTGATTCTCTCTCTATGCTTATTGTATTTTGTAGGGTATCCCTGCAGGTTCATGGTGCCCTGTCAGGTGCTGCTTCAGGCTAACTCTCAGGTAATCCATCGCAAGTTGACTATAAccttttttggtggttgttgaGAGAATTCAGCTTCTCCAACTTGACATGTGAGCTAACAAAGGGCCTGAGATGATGGTTAATTGCTATGAGACATCCAAAGCTCTGGGGGGAAGTCATTCTTAGTCCAGTTCTTGGGAATGCCCATTGGTGACAGGActtgagggaggaggagaagggagagaaggcagaggaaggggaggaaaataaggaagaggaagaggagaatgaagagaggaaaggaaaagagtgaagaagaaaagagcggaggaaggaaaaaaggaagagaaggaagaaaatgaagaagaagaggagaaagaggaggaagatgaagaggaagGTAGAGCTACTCACTTCCCAGGACGACAATCTTCCTGCGAGTGTCTTCACTCAGGAAGGGTTTCATGAGGTTGTAGCCCACAGGGAAGAGTTTGGTGGCTGCAAAGAGAATATGGAGAGGTTGGATGAGAAGTTTGGCAGCTACAACCTTGGAAAAAGCGCTGTGCCGGTAATACAACGGCAACCGTGGGCAGCTCCGGGCAGTCAAAGGTAATTAAAAACCATTATGTGTGGCACGGGTTCTGGAGGAGATAGAAAGCTCTATAGAGACACCATCCCGGCCCTCATGGAGCTTCCAGTTTAATAGAGGAGCAGTAGTCTTTATTTCGGGGCCAGGTGTTGTGAAGATTGGAGAGATGACAATGTTCTCCCTCAAGGGACGGTCTATTTGTGTGAGATGGAAATAACAAGTGGAAAAGAATAGGAGAAAGATAAGAGGACAGTGCCAAGGAGAATGGCATTGACCCTCAGGCCAGACTGACTTGGTGTTGCAAGCACTGGATTTATAGTCAGGAGAGCACGGGCTCACACCCTCCCTCTGACACCtgctagttgtgtgaacctggacgAGTCACTTAACCACTGGCTGCCTcaacttcatctttaaaatgttgaTAATGAGAGCAGCTTAATCATGTCtcaaagttgttatgaggataaaaggagatatttgtaaagcactttgtaaactttaaaatgctatttctatatgtatgcctatattggacacatatatttttaccatgtttaacataaattggattacttgccatctaggagagggggtggggggaaaggggagaaattgtTACACCAGGTTTTGCAGGGGTTGATGGTGAAAAATGAtgctgcatatgttttgaaaataaaaagcttcaataaagagaaaaagaaataaatgctatttctttgataatgatgatgatgatgatgacgacgacAAGtaccacctcctccaggaagccctcCCTAAGAGGTCTGGGTGATTTCCCCCTTCCTTAATATCTCACAGCCCCgagacctttcctgatccctcctcCTCCAGCTCCTGGCATGGCTCCACTGACATCGCCCTGTTCATATTTTGTATCTGCTTTTGTGCGTGTTGTTTCCTTTAATAAACTGGAAATGTCCCGAGGGCAAGAATTGGTTTGTTTTGGTCAAAGTTACCCCAGGGCCTCCTGACCCAAAGCTGGTTCTTAATTGAAGTGaatttcagaatcacagaatttgagcgATGAAAGAGTTCGTTGTTTGGATCCAATCCATCAGTGAAAGGAATCGCCATTATAACATGACCCATGACAAGGGGGCGTTCATCCTCTAAGGATGAGGAGCTCCTCACTCTCAGGGCAGCCCATTCTACCTTGTCACGGCTCTTGTTGTCTGCATCTTTGCCCTGATACCGAGCCTGATTCTGCCTCTTCCTATGTCCTGTTCTCTGCTTCTAGATCTGCCCTTTTGGACTAAACAGAACAGTTGAATCAAGACAGGGCAGGCCTGACTTTGGGGGTTTTTCAGAAGAAACTCGGGGGTAaagatgacttgtccaaggtcatcaGACTGGCAAATGAGGGAACCTAGACTTGAACTGGATCTTGTGGTTCCCAGGTCAGCCCGTGAAGAGAGTTGGTAACTGGCTTGCCTGTGATTCACAAACCCTATCAACAGACAAGTGTTTcttaagcatctaccatgtgctGTGGCTTGGGctaagacaaaaatgacattatTCCCATCAGTGCCTCTGGGGGGCAGCAGTACCCCCATCCTGTGCCATGGGTCTCTACAATGCTCTTGTCCTTCTGGGCGCAGGGTGGGACCAGACTTACCCTTTATAATGAGCATGAACTTGAGTCTCTCAGGATAGTTCTCTTCCAGAAGACTGAAAAACTGTGGAGTCAAGGTGGGTGCCCATTAGATTCTAGAGAGGCCTCTGCCCCAGGCTCCTGGGCACCCAAggccttccctccatccctcccaaTCCAGAAGTTCCAAGAAGCCAGAATAAGGAGGTCTCGGAAGGCCCGGCCTCCCCAAATCTAGGGGCCTCCCCTTCCCCATAACCAGCCCTCTCTGGGGGCAGCCCAGGGAGACCCCTCCCCAAACCCTCTCTATCCCCCACTACCCAAATGAGCTCTCTCAGTCTTGTGAGACACAAGTAAAGGCAGAGAGCGCTGGATGTAACATTGGAGAACCTCAGCTCCAATTCTGTTCCTGCTAAGAATAATTTTGACTCGACTTTTGGACTCTAAGGCCACTTTTCCATCTATGGTGACTGCCTTTCAATCTCATGTTAGGGCTAAGGAGAAGGACTGGTCTGGTGACTTCACTGTAGATCAGCACCATGATgaagtggacagagcactgaatGGGAGTCAACATCCTCGGTTCAAATCTCTTCTTGGAGACCTAGAATTGTGTGGTTGTGGGCAACTCCCTTAATTtcagtgtgcctcagtttcttcatatgcacACAAGGGAGGGTTTGGACTGTgctctgtgattcctttcagccCTAGATGTGTGATCCCAGGTCTCACCTTCTCAGTGAGAAATCTCTTGGAGAATTGTTTAACactgaaaagtgaaatgatttattcAGGACCTCACGGCCAGGTGGGTCTGAaggaagatttgaatctaggtgtTCCTGGTTCTGAGGCCATCTCTCTCTCCATGCtcttcatcccattttacagatgagaacagtGAAGGGTAGGGGGATGAAGGAGTTTCTCCAAGGTCACGGAAGGTGTCAGAGGcgggatttgaaaccaggttttcACTCCAAGCCCAGCTCTCCTGCCTGCCAAACTCTTCCTCCAGTTAAATAAAAGGATAggtttttccccctgaggcaattggggttaagtgacttggccagggccacacagctagaaagtgttaaatgtctgaggtcaaatttgaactcaggtcctcctgacttcagagttggtgctctatccactgcgccacctagctgcctggtAAGAGGATTGTTTGGACTCTGCCATAGTTCATGCTCTACTGGCTAAAGGAAATTTGATCCGAGCTCCCAGGGGCCCCATAGCTGGCCTAGCGGGAAGCCTGCCCGGCCTGACCCACCTCCTGGTACGTTTCCACCAAGGGCTTCCAAAAGTGCTTCAGCCCCAGCCCCTCACAGTCAAAGATCATCACGATGGTCTCGATCTTCTTCCCGAGCtgcggagggggaggggggacaaATGAGCTCCTGGGAGGTCTCCACCGGGTGGTGGGGGGGAGGCAGAGAGCTGGGAGCCCTCCGAGGCAGGAGAGGTGTCAGCTGTGGGAGGGTCTTTGGAACGTAGAGTGCGGAGCTGCACGGACTTTAGACCCTTTAGTCTGATTTCCTTCACTTTATGGATTAAGGAATAGGATTAAGGATTAAGGAAAGGTGCCTAAGGAATAGGATACAGAGAGATACGGAGATATATGTacatgtgaatatacatatatatgtgtgtgtataaaaagagacagagacagagggagaaacagagacaagagagatacagagacacagagacagagagacagacagagagacaaagagacagaggcacagagagaaagagagacagagacagagacagagagaaagagagaggcagagacagagagaaagagagagaacaaaggaagaggaagaagaagagaaagacagatggaaggagagacagacagacagacagagagggagacggATCTTGCCTCAGGTTACCCAAGAGTCAGTAGCAGCACCCCAGCTTCCTTAGCCCTCAGCCAGGGCCAGAGCCAATGGCAGCCCCTGCCTCTCCCTGTCCCTGGGCCCTCCTAtcccctccctctccttgtcCAGGGCCGCCCTGCCCGTTGCCCGCCTCGGCCTCACCTTCTCAGTCTGCAGGTCACACTCCCGCATGATACGCTCGCAGTCCCGCATCTTGGCCTTGAGGAAGTCCTGCTTGGTCACCGAGAAGAGGATCCCCTTGGGGTCCAGGGGGCCGACGATGTCGTACCAGATGGGGCAGCCGTCCCGGTCGTAGCCACAGAGGCCTCCCGGCATGTACTTCTGGATCACCTGGACAGGGGCAGACACCGGGAGGGCGGCCGAACTCGGCGAGGGGCTCCTAGGTTCTGACCTGGCCTGGCTGTGGGCGACCCAGCTAAATCACtgcccttctctgggcctcaacgGACCTCTAAGGGCCCCGGGCAGGTCGTGGGCTGCTCTGGGGGCCCGTGTTCTTCATATGGATGTTCTCCCCAAGAATACAGGTCAGACAAATCAGCcaggcatacagtaggtgctccATAAAGCACTTCTGTGATCTTCACTAGGGCACAAAGGGGTTTCCTCAGGCCTAGTTCTTAGTGTCAGCATCCCCATCCCCATTCCCCGGCTGAGGACAGAGGCCAAGAGAGATGGAGACCCTCGCTATGGAAACAGGGTTAGAATTCGAACTCGGGTCTGCCTTTGAGCCCAGCAAGCTtttatctcacacacacacacacacacacatgtacatacacacaatacatacatacataatacacacataagTACATAgcaatatatacatctatatatacacatataataaatatatacatacatacaaatgtatatatatacatataaacaataaatatatagacacaatacatatagatacacatatacacacatatacatatatatattatttgatttttccccaattacatgttaaaactcttaactttccttttgttttgagttccaaattctgtccccTCCCGCCTTCCGAGACGctcactctttttgtttcccAAACACAACCATATAAAGCCCGCCAGTGCTCCCCAGTTGCCGGACAAATGTCCGTTGGGCAGACGAACGATGTGGGAACTGCCTGGTCCCGGGGGCCGCCTCACCTCGGGGGGCTGCCAGTCGAGGATGTGTTCGATGTCCATGTTCTTCCGGAACTCCATATACTACACAGAGACAAGGGGCGGCGCATGTGAGCTCAGTCGggcttggggggaaggggggtcGCTATCTCTTAGTCTAGGGTGTCAGGAAGGGGAAGGGCGTGGGCAGGGGTGGGCAGCTCAGAGCCAAGTCGGGGGTGGGGGCAAGACGCACCTTTCGAACCATGGATTCTGACTTCTGCAAGTCGAAGTTTCGGGCTGTGGAGACAAAAAGAGGAGAAGCCGTGGCCCTCACGGGGAGTAGTGGAGACAGGGCGATGTAGGGGGTGGTGAGTCAGGGTCAGACCCGGGCAGACTTCTCTTCCCTAcagtctgtgtgaccctggacaggtcacaaCCTTCTAAGGCTTTCAGAAGAGCCTTTGAGACTAGAAGGGGCAGAGAAGGTTCCATGATAGCCACAGTTCTTCACCAGGAAGACACTGAAAGGAGGCTGATGAGATCCAGGTCCCCCGTTCCTGCCCAAAGCCATGGAGCACTTCACAATTTACAAGCCTTTTAGCCGTGGCACTTCTTGGTTATTTAAGGAAGAACTCTTTCCTTACAGCTCTGACATAGAGGCGCAAGAATTTGAACCCCTTCTTATAGATAGGGGGAacttacagatagggaaactgagtcacttACCAAGAACCACAAAGCTAGTAAACTGGGATTCAAACCTGGGGCCAGCTTGGCTCCCTTTCTGGCGCTGGACTTTCTGCTCCCCTGAATTGCCTCCAATATTTCGTTTGAGCCTCAGCAGTCCCACGTGAGCAAGGCCAGTGCAAGCGTTCTTGTCTCTGTTTGCAGCGGCAGAAATGGAGGCTCCCAGGCCTTAGAAGTGCAAGGCGGCCTTAGCGCCCTAGACACAGCGGGCAGAGCTCTCCATTCCCCTCTTTCAGAGATGAGGAGGCTGAGGCTCAGGGAGGCCGGGACTTGCTCAAGGGGACTTGGAGGTAAGTGGCCCGACCAGGACTCAAACCCGCTCTTCGGGCCCAGGTACAGGAGGGGAATACGTCCCTGGTTGCTGGCTTAGGAAACGCCTGAACTCAAACTCAGGTCCCCCGACTCCATGCCGGGGGCTTCCCTCCAGGCCATCTGGAAGGGTGGGGGCCTCTGCTTTCCCTTCCACCCCCAGAGATGTGTGTGTACAGGTGGTGGGGCACAGAGATTGTTCCACTCAGGTATCTTTCTTTAGTCTTCACCCTGAAAAACTCCATGAAACAGGGAGGTGGCGCAGTGGGtggagccccagccctgaagtcaggaggacctgagtgcaaatctggtctcagacactaaccacatcctggctgtgtgaccctgggcaagtcacttaaccccaattgcttcagcaaaaaggaagggagaggagaggagaggagattaTATAGCCCCAAAAGGCAGTGGGACATAATGGAAAGAGCTCTGAATATTCATAGAAGcttgtgttcaaattctgactctgctgcctactatctatgtgatctgGAACAAGACCCTCctcttctctggacctcagttctcCCCTTCTCTGGACCATCAGTAAAAGAGGATTGGATGAACTGATCTCAGAAGTCTCTTCCTGCTCTTAACCTACGATTCTGTTACTTGGATCAAGCCTGAAAATGTCTGAGTTGTTGGGAAAGGACATCAACATTTACATAAATGGGGCCCCATCCCTAGCCTCCCCGGCCCTTCGTCGCCCTTCTCATCCACGTGATGTTGTCATTGTCATCCACATCTCCAGTAAGACGGGGCAGGGACGGGCAGGGATCTCATCGTTGACCCTTAATGCTGCCCAAGTGCTCGCTGACATCACGCCAAAGCACCCGCTGGGGGTGTAGCGAGCTCCCCCTCTGCCCTCGCCTCCCTCCTCACCTCGGAGCCAGCGCAGGAGGAAGTAGTCGTCGGGATTGGGAACGTTGGGTAGTATATCCTGGACGTTCTCCCGGAACTGTGGAGAGAGAAGGTGGCCCAGGAGTTTCCTACTGAGCATCCTGAAGCATCAGCACCACAACAAGTGACAGCTCCTCCCTCCCAGCCAATGATACCATTCTTCCATCTTGACCACTTTTCACAGGgcctgcttaataaatgcttattcattgacTAACTGACAGAGCTTTGAGAAATATCCTCATCAACCAGGGCAGCCAAATGACCTTGGAATCCCTGATCACAAAATGAGGGTAAGGGTTTgggtgggggaagagaataagcaattattaagtgcctactgtatactaggcactgtgctaaaatctGTAGGATGAGATATTTTGCACACTTACGGCAAAACTCCTGATATGATTATAAGGGAAGTCCCACCCAGCTTCCTTCCTCAGGTTTTTCTCATGGGGTCCTACCTAGTACCGTGATGTCGCAAGTGGAGACCAAGCAAATTTAATATttagaactgaaccagctacatccagagaaagaactctgggagatgactaagaaccactccATAGAATtgccaatccctctatttttgtccgcctgcatttctgatttccttcccaggttaattgtacactattttaaagtctgattctttttgtgcagcaaaataactgtatggatatgtatacatgtattgtatttaacatatactttaacatatttaacatgtatgggtcgacctgccatctgggggagggggggaaggaggggaaaaattggaacaaaaggtttggcgattgtcagtgctgtaaaagtacccatgcatagaacttgtaaataaaaactataattaaaaaataattttaaaaatttaatatttaagtcCAGATTCAAATTTCTACTGTTTTGTTGCCCGAAAGTACTCGCTCTATTTAACCAAATGATTGCTTGAGCCTCGTGGTTCTTGTTTCTGAAGGGGCCCAGCTCACACAAGCTGTGAGGATGGCCGAGATTGCATCAGCCTGGGCTCTGCTTTGCCCTTCCTGCCAGCCTGgaagttccctgagggcagggtcTCTGGAGTGTCTGCATCGCTCCCTGGACACTTCCCATCAGTGCCTATTTATGCCCAGCACAGAGCAGAGAGCTCAAGGAAGACTCAGGGCAACTGGCCCCAGGGATGGAGGAGGGATCGAGGATGGATGGAGGAGGGATGGAGGAGGGGTGGAGGGGGGGtggaggagggatggaggaaggatggAGGAGGGATGGAGGAGGGATGGAGGAGGGATGGAGAAGGGATGGACGGGCCTTAGGGGACAGGGATCTCAGACCTTGAATTTGGAATTGCTTTTCAGGTCCTGCTTCTGGGGTCTCCTAGCCCACCTAAGgtgccctcccctccccaagtctttttttccctctgtctgCCTGTCCCCACCTTACTCTGTTCCCCACAGAGTAGCAAGACCCCGTGATTAGCCTTTGGGCCTGGGCCAGCAGGGTCAAAAAAATGGGGAACACTGGTCACCTGCGGGgactctttaattttaaaaaaaggaggttTTTTGTTTTCAGCCAGCAAACAATCTTCCCCCAAATACATGCCCGCCTCTGGCAAAATGCTGTTTTCTATATTTAAGGACTCTTATATCTTTAGATATTTACCTGCCCTTTCCTTAATGAAAATAGGAGTCCCCTAGGGGCAGTTCGGTAGTGCAGTgtatggagcaccagccctgaagtcaggaagatctgagttcaaatttgatctcagacacctaacattttctagctatgtgaccctgggcaagtcacttaaccccaattatctcaacaaaaaggggaagggaacagctaggtggttcaatggatagagcactagccctgaagtcaagagttcaaatctggcctcagacacttaacacttcctggctgtgtgaccctgggcaagtcatttaaccccaattgcctcagcaaaaagaaaaaaaaaagaaaataggaatccCCCGAAGGGAGGCCCTCTGTCCCCCCTCACCCCcagcatttttgttttaatatcccCAGTGCTTACATAACAAATGCTTTGTAGTTGACTGTTAAAAGCCTGCTTCTTGCAGATCCCTGGGCTTAGCTCTGCTGAGAAAAGAAACTGGGCCCGACTCCCTAAGTTCTCATTCGgctctgacacttcctagctatttTACTTCacctctgtcagcctcagtttcctcctctgtaaaatggggacaaaaatgATACCTACCTGCCAGGGTTATTATGGGGACAAGTTGCTGTGGtctttgtaaagtacttggcGGGCGCTTCAGTCATTTCGGATGCTTATTAGCATGCATGGGCATTATTAGCTTTTCAGGACATCGTCCAGTGGACAGACCTTTTTTCCTGTTTGTGCCCCGTCTCTTCCCCACTAGAATAGGGAGTGCTGGGATGGGAATGTGGAGGGGCTTTCCCATAATCCTAACGTGTGGCCCTAGGTCTGTCCTTTCCCttcctgggcttccatctcctcaGGCACAAACTAGGGGGATTGAGGTGGGGTCTTTGAGCTCCCATCCCATTGCTACACTGGTCCCAGCTGCTCCTAGAACCTTCCTTCTCATTGGTTTTTGTTCTTTCCGAGCCAGCAAAATAGCTTTTTTATCCTGGGACcaagcagtgtgtgtgtgtgagtgagtgtgagtgtgtgtgagtgtgtaagattgtatgagtgtgtgagtatgtatgtgtgtgagcgTGTAAGATTGCATgagtgtgtgagtatgtatgtgtgtgagtgtgtaagaTTGCATgagtgtgtgagtatgtatgtgtgtaagat of the Sarcophilus harrisii chromosome 1, mSarHar1.11, whole genome shotgun sequence genome contains:
- the LOC100931560 gene encoding SEC14-like protein 3, which encodes MSGRVGDLSPKQAEALAKFRENVQDILPNVPNPDDYFLLRWLRARNFDLQKSESMVRKYMEFRKNMDIEHILDWQPPEVIQKYMPGGLCGYDRDGCPIWYDIVGPLDPKGILFSVTKQDFLKAKMRDCERIMRECDLQTEKLGKKIETIVMIFDCEGLGLKHFWKPLVETYQEFFSLLEENYPERLKFMLIIKATKLFPVGYNLMKPFLSEDTRRKIVVLGTNWKEGLLKLISPEELPVQFGGSLTDPDGNPKCVTKINYGGEVPKSMYVRDQVKTQYEHSIQISRGSSHQVEYEILFPGCVLRWQFMSDGADVGFGVFLKTKMGERQKAGEMTEVLASQRYNAHMVPEDGSLTCAEAGVYVLRFDNTYSFVHTKKVSFTVEVLLPDEGMQKYDKEYTPV